The following DNA comes from Malania oleifera isolate guangnan ecotype guangnan chromosome 12, ASM2987363v1, whole genome shotgun sequence.
tGTAAGGCTAAATCAagtcaactaggttctgataacatataacatatttcaaacagTGTTACATGgcattttcataataataatttccaagttaattgtaacgacctgctatttaactggggttttttttttatactataacatttataatacttTTATACCAAACTAAATTAaatccaaccatcaacctaagcaacgagaagtagaaatcaaataaacataaccatatgtaattatatacaataccagaatgctaaattgtttcccaaaatatacatatatgactgttccccagaaataccctcaactggctagggctatacaaaaatactcccaaaaatactcactctattgtcAGGGCAATAtcgaggcccctctatctgcgagcctagtctgctcgcctacctggatcaacTACAAAATGTTAAGCaataggatgagccaacgcttagtgagactaaatatgctattgctagaaTATGGCAGATGAATtgcaatactatgaaaatctattactgtataatcatgtatcactgaatctgtaaataaaataccagtaatataaaccatcacttTTTTCCTATTGTTCAACATTTCTGTACTTTGGGTTTCTacttaaaatacttctaataaatatatatattttctgtctctgtaaatctgtataaacatagtaataactgaaaacttccttgtggataactgtatatcatgatttaaccccttatgataggattgtgcggcccgtaggcaggaactaccctggctggccaaccaggaataaatcactatactcctcAGTCAGATCAGccttcctcaacccatatctgatggggagcctatccactcatgggctctatgtgatcgacctttataccacgtataatctgaataggtggttgcactctatatactgtatatagctacggtaccgtgctttataaattgtatggtccaacagggtttgatactatataatacatctctatatacaactatctgttttaccatgattctgtaataactgtataaaccatgacgctgtgataaactgtatctatatcaactgtaattcagaaataaactgtaaaattgtatgtcatggtactgtaaactgtatttatatcaactatataatcatggtattctgtaattactataaaatatatttattgtctatataatctgtaaaacatagttctgaaaaatactataaagcatgtctctgtattatatctatattctcaagtcacacagtaatttaaaacatattatacgtAATGGATAAGCTGTATAAATTTCTGCTATGAATAACAATCTGGTAACttaaatatacatttcatactggaaatcattttaaaattgcctaacatagcatatttctcttacctgatttctgctaaaatctccctactgagacgggtcctatacccacagggttctccactcaacaccctgaaacccaTATATTCaagaacaaaatgtcactatttctacgtctatagcATTTCCTACAAGTGccgaaaattcaaatttcaaataaaagaccttacccttgatttgggatgaattccaatttcGTCCCAAAGATGATCTGCTatggtagacttgcagagaactccttTAGCAaagttgtggtggcctcagatcatcgatctgatgactgatggggccgaaatcgatgAAAATTGGAAGGGAAACCGAAGGGGCGGACGAGAGGGTTTCTCTGCTGAAATTTCCTGCATAAAATccaagtttagcactatttatactgtgagcttcgtcaatgaatttcaaatttcctaaaccccccccccctcagTATTTTCTAGTCGACGAAGCtcgccctcatcgacgaggtcatgctttaccttcgtcgacgaatcccctgtattcgtcgacaaggccttgataaatttattgggtATTTTTCCAAAGTGCGATGTAGTCGACGAACGCAGACCttcttctattactgtttccatttctctccctctttattattaaaataccaatattcttcgagtcactacattaatatcatcatatcattttcacatataacgtgaaaatcatcgggTCATacaccggcatttcatattttaccattcaCGGCTCGTATGCCATATAACATATCAAATAAAaggttcggcccgtacgccagcatatcatataaatggctcagcccgtacgctagcataTCATGTAAATGGCTTAGCTCGTACACCGGCATATCATGTAAAAGGTTCGGCCCGTAGGCCGacatatcatgtgagaacatcctcgacccgtacgccggtatatcatataaaactttgtatcatttaacattttcccagaaaatcgtaattcataataatttctactcatgccacacaaaataggttttacacatatttaaaacatattgtcaTTTACAGCAGTagtttcccaaacataatgcatatatatattcttaaaattaaatgctgtaaaattatacatatattttcataaaataaaaaaaaaactaacttagtttatcctcttacctgattcctaaaaaacccctaaaataatcggtcctacacccgcagggttctctgttcaacaccctgaaaacaacatctcctagaacaaaaattcaatatttgtttgactactacattttctacagctgtaggaaagtcaaatactaaataaaaaatcttacccCAAATCTGGAATGGAattcaagttagccccaccaacaatccactctagtagatttgtagagaactttcccaggagtttcgtggtggcttcggatcgtcgatccggtgaagaaaaaacccaaaaataaagagagaatggtaaggaaccaaagaggagagagaaaggaaagtctGCGCATGaaatttcagccaaaaatgaagtttgggcatatttatacactggccttcatcaacgagccacgtcacctcatcgacgaggtcacgaaggtcgttcgtcaacgaagtcatgaaggttgctcgtcgacgagcccctcatgtgtactcgtcgacgaactccttgtgttcgtcgacgagaccctatttaaatacaatttccttttctccttcttccataatttaaataccataattccccAGGTCACTTCAAAAATTGATGATTGTATTGGAGCTATTGCGGTACCAATAGTCATAAGGGCAACTCTGGTTGGCAACTTTGCAAGGCATAGTCGAAAAACCTACCAAATGATCCCAATAGTGCTACAAGGGTTATGGTTGTCCTAATTTATTGGTTCAAATTTTGGATACCTTTTTTAAAAGAATAAAGGCTAAACGTACCTAGTAGTTGCAAAGGAGATAACATTGAAGCTAGCATGATCCAACAATTCAACTCCattaataatttgaaattaaGTTAAGAAGGCATATCACGATGAAGGGTTTGCTTGTGCACAAGTCGTTAATTTTAGGGATTTGCCTAGAAAACATATATTTTGGCTTTGCTTTGATTGATTTGTCTGCTTGTTTTAAGAAATGTGTCATTGGCTCTTTTTTGGCCAAATTTCTAAGTTTGTGAATTGGGTTTTGCTTTATTATTGTAGAGACCCCGAAAGAAAAAAGGAATAATAAGAAAATCAATGGAAAAATGGAGAAACAATTTGGTgaaggaccaaaccgtcgatggttttgtgggAGCTcaaaaaaccatcgatggttttgtgtaACCGCGGCCCAATAACGATAAATTAGTGAAAAACATAAGAGTTAAAACccaaactatcgacgattttgtCTAGCAAAGGCTTATATGTTCAGTCCTGCAACTCATTTTTCTTAAGGAAAATTTAAttcttccctttctctctcttagggttgtagctctcctttcttctctctttaatttctcgTCCAATTTTAGCCCAAATCAATTGATAAACGTGATCTCGGGATCTAGACAGTGATTCTCCGTAGTTTAACCGAAGTAATTTCGAGAATCGAGCAGttcagacaccactccaaaatcagggtaaagaGGTTGTTTTCGagttttattaattatttaaggAATGTGGGTTAAGGAATATTAATATAGAGTGTTCTGGCGTTGAGTTGattggtttggggtttatgaaTACAGGGGCTTTTGCTTGTATGCCGCAGGTGTGGATTAGGGTCCCTGCAGGctttttttcaggaatcaggtaaggggatagattaagtcagatattttcagtaaattaatcattgaatatacaatatttgatttagaaatgtgtatatatatatatatatatatatatatatatatatatatatgaattagtatagtttttgggaatgtTGATGTTGAACTCGGgaaactttgaaaacatatttaataatattttgtcagcaaaatatgttttcccaagcTAGATAATATATTACAGAATAGTACTCACTAGTGTGTGGcgagagtataaattttactataaataatggtatgtcataatattttatgaattcacagtacAAGCATGAATTGACGATAGTTTTTGGAAAAACTATAAATAGgacataaattatattttcagtatattatgaaaTTCAGCCGACACAAATGCCATGATATTCAGCCGGCACAGATGCCTTAACTAGATATATTTGTAACagatattcataaatattattattatgacagattttacatAGAATCATAAAACAATATTATTACAGTTATTAATGAAATACACTATACTgtagcagaaccctgatggattaaGTATGTTATAAGAACAGTATTGTAGCTAGCTAGTTATATCAAACAGTGTAACCCCTATGTGCTGACccaagaagtgttgcggagagcaggatgggcggaccaggttggtgttagccgacagtgcaaccacactattcagaaagtgttgggtTGGAAGTCGATTAGCCCCAAAGTGTTGTGGAGAgcaggatacccactgtgtgtcGACCCGAGAAGTATTGCGGAGAGTAAGATGGGCAGAttaggttgggtgggcaatcatgcgtagttatatcatgtttgacttagcttggtagaCCAGCCATGATTAAGTTTAGCccttgggctgcacaacctaatcatgtggggttaattcatgacttagcCTTTTATCTTGAGTATAAtttcaataatataaaaatatagcagatgatttatatgcatacagaaatttagtatgatacaaaATGTTATATTGATTTATAATTtatttagatttatatagaacAATTTTACTTGGCTTGTTAAATGTAGTTAAACTATGTACAGATTTTCCTTACTTATAAGATATAGTTTATCACaaatagtatatgtttataacacaataatactcatgttgtcacacactgatattaacatatctcctttactgagaggtgtttcaccccaaaaatacaaatatTATAGAAAACTCATGTAGATGAGCGAATCGAGCTCCGAGATAAGGAGGCTGATAGTGCTACCCTAGTTGAAGGGTTAGTAGTTGGATTGAAATCAAGATGGAATTCTTGGGGTATGACCCCTGAGTATTTATGgtcttttttgggatgtatatgtgtattttggttacagtaaaactctgaaattgtaaataaggttaagtACATCATGGTTTCCTCTGCAtagttgattatgttttatagtatcagagtaaaattattatttaaaaaagaaaacataaattttatatatatatatatatatatatatatatagagcaaaattttcggggcgttacaattatTGTTTGTTTATCACTATTTGATTGGAGTATTCTCCTCATACTACAAATCCAAATTCGTTCTAAAACTAATCAAAGCTTCAATTTCGACTTTAGGCCCATCAAAGATGATGAACTACTTGTCCCATTTATATTATTGCACTTTTGATCAATAGTACCATGGAACGTCTAGCAATGAAGGAATGATGGGCTGATTAGCCTCACTTGGCTTCAATTTCCCCTCTTTTCCAAAACCTTCCTTCAATTCTTTCGCGTTCTCACGCTCGATTACTTCTAAGGCTAATTCTAAGTTCATCATCGCCTAAGCAAAAAGATTTTTGTACTTTTTGCTTTAACATCGTCGGAAATGCCCATCACCATGTTTGCAAGACCTACGGAGAGGGATGATCCTCTCCAATCTCTATATTAACTATTGTTGTTGTTGATGCTGAATAGTGGATTGCCACTCAAAAAGTTGTTGGGACTGGGTTGTTGTTGAAGATTTGTGGTTACTTCTTAAGATTTACAAGATGAAAACGAGCACTTAGGAGGTCCCAGTGGCCTCTTAAGGAATCTCTCCAATAACCTACaagtctagagagagagagagggttagtGTGCAAAGTTTGAGTGTGTGGATACTCACCTCAAGGGGAAGAGTTCCTCCCGTTCTTATAGCGTGGTCCTTCATTCCCGTGGCTGGCTCCATGGGAGGAGGTAACTGTCACTTACATGCGAGCGTTCCATCCCTAACATGGTGGTTATTCTTAAGTTAATAACTACTCATATGCGGTTATTTTGTGTGTGTTGTACGTGGTCATTACTGCTTTGACATGTTTATTGGTTGGTTCGACCACATTTTGTAGAGTTGAGTCACTATCTACATGACCAGTATATAGGCAAGGTGCATAGAGCAGatatgttttatcatatcaaACCAAGAAACATGAATTTAAAATGAGAATTAACACATCTGTATATAGAATGGCATAATTATGAAGTGCATAGataattgtatgtatatatatatatatatatatgacacagCTCCTCTTCAATAAACAGTAAAGATCCTGATGATTCGATCATCAAATTTTAATCCTCTTTAATTAGCTACGGAGTTCCCCTATGCGTCCTGCGATCATCTAGATATAGCCGGGGCAAAGTAATCGTCACCGTCTGATTTCCCAAACCGATCATCACCGCCGCGGCCATCGCCGCCCACCAAGCAAGCATACAGCTCCTTCTCCAGGCAGTCCTCCGATCGGTCGCCGAGCAAACTCGAGCTCCCATCCTCAACGACATCACCCGCAGAGGCATTAATAGACAAAGAATTAGAAACAGAGCAGTAAGAGCCATAATCCGCGGAACCAGCACAGTGCGTATTAGAACAAGAAGAAAGAAACATCAGTTGCCGGGCCTTGTGCTCCAGCTCCTGCTTCAGCCGTCCGACTTCCTTCTCCAGCCGCTTGTTGTCGGCAAGGGCGGCGTCGAGGCGGAGCTGGAGGGTGCGGTGGTCGATCTCCAGGGTCTGGTTCCTCCACCGCGCGCGCTTGTTCTGGTACCAGATCGCCACCTGGCGCGGCGGCAGACCCAGATGCTCCGCCAGCTGGACCTTGCGGTGAGGCTCAAGCTTCTTGTTGAAGCTGAAGCTGGTTTCCAAGAGGGACAGCTGTTCTTGGGTGAGTCTCTTCTTGCTGTTGGCACATTTGGGAGCGGTGGAGTTTCGAAGCTGGGGTTGGAAGTCATCCATTTGGAGTGTAGCAGGGTGAAGTATCAATTATGGGAAGCTGACAAGGTTGCTTAGTGTCAATATATAGGGGTTGTTGTTCTTGTCTACGTTCATTTTCTAGCATGCACGTGATGTTCATGTGCCTTAGGCCCACCCTACTCTGTGACATATATAGCTAAGAATCTTCATTGTTTGTTTCATAGATTAATTGTTTTTCAACTCTATAGAGCTAGGTGGATTGATTGTGTCTTTGGCCCTTTGCAAGAATGCGAAGAACCATTTAACTCATACATTGTTGGTTACTTATATACATATTGATATgagtttttttcttaaatttttattaGATTATTCTAGCCttcatttttttatcattttctgcTTTTATGTTTGTTTATGATAATTGTgcaacagtttttttttttttttttctctctctctctttttaaaaGGAATGTAAAGGAATCCATGAATCATTTACTTAGATAATGTCTTACTATTTATGCTTTTGGGAGTTATTACATCTAAGTTATCATTAGATTGGTTGACTAATTAGGTTTCAACTATAATGGTCAAATCACCAAGGTGACACTACTAATTTAAAGAAGTGTAAATAATTAAATGTTGATAACTTTCTCTTTCATCACCTTTTTCATGCATGCACATTGTGGAGAAGATTATGTCAAGGCATTACTACAAATAATGCAAATTAATTGGCCAATTTCTATTAATGACATATTTGCTCAATTGTATCTTTTTGCAATACCATTCAATTgtacttagttatttaatttctatatgaTTTCAACCATGAAATATATTTTCTTACTTTGAATAGCTATGTGATCAGTCAAATTATATTATTAACACGTGTATGCACATAAATGACATAAACAATAGGTTTGATTTTATTATCCACAAAAAAAAATACTAGAAGTTGTTTATTTCCTGCAATCTCGCTAGATGCTTTTATTATGGTTGAGCCATTAGGTTATTTCCCCTAAAACACATAATATAAGGTAaccatttaaataatttaaaaaataaataaaattttgatattaAAAAGAGGAAGGTAAATggtaataaaaaattaaaccctaaacataagaAAATTagtcataattttttattttgtaaggTGGTACCATTAGAGCATATAGAGAAAGACTATATAAAACAGTTACTCCTAACATTCATTTCATTAGTTTATTGCCCATCATAAGTTTATTGATCATCCacgattaattaattttttatttacttttatatCGCCTACACCGTCAAGAAATATGCCTTAAGCCACAAATTCATAAAGGGGTAACTATAGTTGTCTAACTCTTAAACTAACACTATATTGCCAAAAGGATAACTAGTGATatgttaataataaaaaaatgtattTCATTTTTATAAGTTTCTCATATATTTCTTGAGGGAAATTTAATTAATTGGGATTTTTATGCTAGAGGTCTTTAGTTCAAACCTTGAGAGGGAATGTGAATTAactaatttagaaaaattatgAGATGAAAAATGTGTTATGTAAGTGCAAACGCAGGCCCATTAATTCATTAATGGACCAAAAAAGAAATATCTCTAGAGGCaaatatatttacattatttttggagagaatttgaatttgaatttttattgaatttgaataagatgtaagataaaattatattaaattttgttcaaatataaatttaaggTCTAAAATCCATGCTCCTAATGCAAAGTtaaaattttagggtttttgaatgAAAAGGCCACAAGAtctcaactatatatatatatatatattacaaaggAGTAATAGTCCACCTTAGTACCCCACATTATTTCCAATACTTCGCAAGTTAATTTTGAACCAAGAACCTCCAACTGGATGACCCAAAAACCATCTTCCCAACTGCATCCAGAGTTAATGTATTTTACTAGTTTCAAACAATTGCTTTCTTGAATTTCAATTTCCAAATTGAGGGACTAATCTCAAATTTTCCAAGGGGTGCAAATTTTCAAGTGGGTTCCCTTTCAAGGAAAAGTTCGTAGAGTACACAAACCATGGGCCGCTGGGGTCTGGAGCTCACCTAAAGGTtagttcaacaaaaaattaatGTCAACGGGAGAGCACTCCAGAGCCGAGAGGCAATTCAAACTGCAGTGCAAATGAGACAACAAGCTCCAGTTCACGTCGGGAGCTGGCATAGCTAGTTGCGGTAGCACTCCAAAATTGAATGTATATCACTTCACCCATATGGGTTTTGGAACTTCAATTGCTCATGTGTCCAAATCTAATCCCCTCTCCCGACAGCTGCATTGACATTACAACCACTAATAAATACACAAAACCCCACAACGGTGCTGCAGATGGGTCATTGATTTGGATGAATATCATGCATGAAACTGTCTAGTTCGGCGGGGTGCAGTTCTTCCCCACCCTCAATGGCTTCATTGGATGTTGGGTTCGTGGTTATCTGCTGCGCCTGTGGGGTAGCTAGGGAGTATGGGAGTATTCATAGATTTCAACGCTTGTTGAATGAATGGCTTACTTAGTTTGCTTTCATTGAAGAGTGCATGCATGAGTGTTGAACAGTACTAAATTCGTTCAACTCTCAAATCCTCCCCTCAACTTGGTATTATTAAAATCCTACATATTGCTGGAATTGAAGACAATTTGCTAATGGCCATAGTCTTGGTTGGCCCCAGTGACTAGTTAATGAGTTTGCTTGTTGTCCTCAATTTTAATCAACCCCGACTTTCAAGGAGCCTCCTCTGCTGTCCAGCTAGTAAATATTAGGCTTGGCGTAGGTAGCACCATGTTGTAATAGGGTATGAAGCTGTGATACCCAATTAATAAATAGCTAGGGTTTATGAGaacataaaaaatatattcaCATTCACTATGAGTTGTTTTACGGTGATACTAAATGTTAATGTCATATTAGTGCTTGTCTCCTAATTGACATCACTAGAGTTATTAggataattaatttttaactatgtcaaataattttttaatgaacCTATGTTTATGTTGTTATATATTTATGCAACATTCATTCGATATGTTTAGCTAGTATAGTACAGTGTCATACTTGATGACATGTTTTTAAACTACACATTTGATGTTGTCAGACTTTATAAAAAGTTATTCACACTTGATGACCCGTGTTTTGTGCCACTATATATGCAAATTATTGCTATTTTTTTCTTTGAAGAACATCTCTCATATATACATGCGgatttcatatttttaaaattttcttatttttctcccTCCCTCACATAGTTTTTGCGGGTTTAGTTTAATGTTGGATGCTATTTAGTTTTTTTATTACtttatgttcatacacaaaacAAAGGGAATTTTTGTTGAAGGCTTTTTTGTTTGGTCCATTAGAGATCCATTGGGCTAGGGATATACAATGGAAGTTAGCCCATCTTGAGCCTCATCCCCCTTCCCATCCCACCCAAGGTTATAATCTAAGTTTTAATTACTAAGCTTTAACTATTGAGATGTCCCCTCAAGGACATACTTGTGTCAAAATTTGTTGTTCTTGAAGGTAGCACCAAATCTTTCTTAGAAATTAGTTAATCAAACAGAGGAATTATTGATGTAGAAATCTAGCAGGTCATTTGTTCAGTTCAACTAGTTAGCTTGTTCTAAGACTTTAAAGAATGAACTATAAGAAAAACCATATCTTGAGGATGTTTCATGATGGCCCTCCCAATGCTACGCTTGTATAGGATGATGGAAAAGGGATTAGTCTATCACATGTATGCGGCTATGAGGAGATCTACCTATGCATAAGTTTGTGTGAGTTTGCCTATAAATTAGATAACGAGTGATTTGTTAAACATGTTTATTGCATAAGCTATCTATTTGATCAATGCAAAGGGTGTAAGCATGCACCCCCTCTATAGACACTGCATTTTGTCCAGGGCTTATATAATATAATTTGGGTTATTATTCAGTGTATAAATATCCATTAAACTGAGAAAACATaggataaaaaagaaaaaaaataaatacatgaaaaaaatgaaaaaaaaattgaatacattaaaaattaaaaaataaaaacataaaatgaAGCAAAGTGGACCAACATCTTCATCTTTAAACCTACAAGcacaaaaggaaaaatgaaaattagaCATGTTGGAATTTGCACAAGTAACATGTGGGTGAAATCATAGTTATAAAttgattaattcaatttaatttttagtgATCAATTAAATGTTAATTGATCTAATCAGTGTTAATTAAGTGATCCCCTAGGCGTATAAATAGTGGGTTTCAAAAAGGGTAGGGGGACAGACATACAGAAATAGTGTAAGAAGAGAGAAATTACTCACTAAAAATTTTAAGAAAGGATCGGGTAGGGAAGTCTAAGGGTTTGAAACTGAGGAGGTGAAGAAAGATGGGAAGCTAAAAGGCTTGAATTGCAGAAGCAGTGGAATATTGGCAAAAAGGAATTCAAGAGGCTCAAGTAAAAGGAAGAGGAAATTACAAAGTGAAGAATTCAAGGACAGATGTAGGTACTAGTTAATTTTGTATTAATGTTTAATTTCTAACAATGCTGAATTTTGAGCTTAGTTTTTTGCATTTAGTGTTTAAATTCAAACagaatagaaaataatttttctagAATATACCAAATAGGATTTGGGTATCTGACCCAAATTTGAAATACCCAAACCCGGATACCCAAATCTAAACACCCATACTCGATTACCCTATATTCAAATACCTATACCCGATTACCCCAGATCCAACCTAGAGGGCCCAGGTCAACTTGACCCAGATCCAAGTCAACAAACTGATCAAGACCCAAGATCCTGGTCCAACTTTGACCTGGGACCATTAACCTTTTACCCTGACCTGAACCCACTTAGACTTAGACCTTAGTCCAAACCCAATTTTACTTAAAACCCTAGCCTAATACACTTGCACCCCCATGCCTAGCTAATTTAAGTCCATAgaccaatttaatttttttaaaaaaaaaaaaaaaaaaaaaactctgcaAGATTAATAGCCCAGTAAAGCTCAACCTAGCCTATGATCCAACTTGAACCCAATTAAATATCCGAAGGCCTAGTTGGGCCTGATCCAATTAAGTCCCAAACCAGTTTGAAAAGgtaggtgtattcccaagaaggggagtgaattgggattttaaaatttctttgattgattctTAATCTTATTTTTAAGTTCAGCAACTACTCAAGCAAAGTTGATTTCAATTACAAGTTCAGCAGAAAACTAACTTTGTAAAAAATTTATGAATGTGTATACCAAGTTGTATATCCTATTCAGCACCTCAacacaatccaatcaacacaatcaCAATACAATCCACACTAAAGAAAGATTTCAACAATGTTGTCAAGTTTCAGCACTTTTgaaactcaaagtagagtttgagaatATTTGTTTGCTAATAAGAAGTACTGTATTTGTGTACCTGTTTTTTCAATATAAACCATaattcaaacttccaacaatcttccaaaaactcatactttaaataaactttcagttaattagtctagagtgttaaccaatcaacgtactccctttaaggtttccgtaatttatattgatcatccaatgtactccctttcggtttccgcaatcccaaaatcaaattaagcattggtttatttaatttccaatccacatagtgtatatgatcaaaaattaaaatccaaccacgcagcTAATATAAAcaggaaattaaatgagagtagggaagagagtgagacgagagTTTTTACAAGATTCGGATATACCCGCccatgtcctcgccttaggctaaaccacccaaggattccactataaccactCCTTTCA
Coding sequences within:
- the LOC131144869 gene encoding homeobox-leucine zipper protein ATHB-52-like produces the protein MDDFQPQLRNSTAPKCANSKKRLTQEQLSLLETSFSFNKKLEPHRKVQLAEHLGLPPRQVAIWYQNKRARWRNQTLEIDHRTLQLRLDAALADNKRLEKEVGRLKQELEHKARQLMFLSSCSNTHCAGSADYGSYCSVSNSLSINASAGDVVEDGSSSLLGDRSEDCLEKELYACLVGGDGRGGDDRFGKSDGDDYFAPAISR